Proteins from one Streptomyces caniferus genomic window:
- the tpg gene encoding telomere-protecting terminal protein Tpg, producing LRGSTQRVATVLGVSQRTVQRWVTKKPGARRPPGPMQVRAIEEAVLARWQPRIRARRRAQAEAEGFVFHTRARFGFAAPAGSSDDPRVRWITQDLPGEVARELFAAWDAGAGEQQQTVILARALGHGYFREGGRRAHGLHIAFSDVEFADFSIG from the coding sequence CTTCGGGGTTCCACCCAGAGGGTGGCCACCGTGCTGGGGGTGTCGCAGCGCACCGTGCAGCGGTGGGTGACGAAGAAGCCAGGAGCACGTCGTCCGCCGGGTCCGATGCAGGTCCGGGCGATCGAGGAAGCGGTCCTGGCTCGGTGGCAGCCCCGGATACGAGCCCGTCGGCGTGCCCAGGCCGAGGCGGAAGGCTTCGTCTTCCATACCAGGGCGCGATTCGGGTTCGCCGCGCCAGCAGGGTCTTCGGATGATCCGCGGGTGCGGTGGATCACCCAGGACCTGCCGGGAGAGGTCGCCCGGGAGCTGTTCGCCGCCTGGGATGCCGGCGCGGGCGAGCAGCAGCAAACGGTGATCCTGGCACGCGCGCTGGGCCACGGCTACTTTCGCGAAGGGGGCCGCCGGGCCCACGGTCTGCACATCGCTTTCAGCGACGTCGAGTTCGCCGACTTCTCGATCGGCTGA